One window from the genome of Camelus bactrianus isolate YW-2024 breed Bactrian camel chromosome 4, ASM4877302v1, whole genome shotgun sequence encodes:
- the PTGDS gene encoding prostaglandin-H2 D-isomerase — protein MATQSTLWTGLVLLGVLGALQIPTQAQVSLQPNFQEEKFLGRWFTAGLASNASWFLEKKAMLSMCKSVVVRAADGGLNLTSTFLRKDQCETRTLLLRPADPPGCYSYVSPHWGNNHEVSVVETDYDVYALLYTEGVKGLAQDFRMATLYSRTQAPSAQVKEKFSTFAKAQGFTEDSIVFLPKADKCMGEHA, from the exons ATGGCCACTCAGAGCACTCTGTGGACGGGGCTGGTCCTGCTGGGGGTCCTGGGGGCCCTGCAGATCCCTACCCAGGCCCAGGTCTCCCTGCAGCCCAACTTCCAAGAGGAGAAG TTCCTGGGACGCTGGTTCACCGCGGGCCTCGCCTCCAACGCAAGCTGGTTCCTGGAAAAGAAGGCGATGCTGTCCATGTGCAAGTCTGTGGTGGTCCGGGCGGCAGATGGTGGCCTCAACCTCACCTCTACCTTCCTCAG AAAAGACCAGTGTGAGACCCGGACTCTGCTGCTGCGTCCTGCAGACCCCCCAGGCTGCTACAGCTACGTCAGTCCCC ACTGGGGCAACAACCACGAGGTGTCGGTGGTGGAGACCGATTACGACGTGTACGCACTGCTCTACACTGAGGGTGTTAAAGGCCTGGCCCAGGACTTCCGCATGGCCACCCTCTACA gccgcacCCAGGCCCCGAGTGCCCAGGTAAAGGAGAAATTCAGCACCTTCGCCAAGGCCCAGGGCTTCACAGAGGACAGCATTGTCTTCCTGCCGAAGGCTG ACAAGTGCATGGGGGAGCATGCATAG
- the LCNL1 gene encoding lipocalin-like 1 protein isoform X2: MKMPVALVTLLANGDLHLKFGYPTPDGRCQKMEETLTRGAVDGQFSNAAMEQADVRVVSTDYEHFAVLYLETQKGGARNVWLQLYGGWPRGSSPDTPHTSTRHRPLLQGPRVRSGLECHQCVLPSKF; encoded by the exons ATGAAGATGCCTGTGGCCTTGGTGACCCTCTTGGCCAACGGCGACCTGCACCTCAAGTTTGGGTACCCCAC GCCAGATGGCAGGTGCCAGAAGATGGAGGAGACCTTGACCAGGGGTGCTGTGGACGGGCAGTTCAGCAACGCGG CCATGGAGCAGGCTGACGTCCGGGTGGTGTCCACCGACTACGAGCACTTTGCTGTGTTGTACTTGGAGACGCAGAAGGGGGGCGCTAGGAACGTCTGGCTGCAGCTCTACGGTGGGTGGCCCCGGGGGAGCAGCCCTGACACCCCCCACACCTCCACCAGGCACAGGCCTCTCCTCCAGGGGCCACGTGTGAGGTCTGGTCTGGAGTGTCACCAGTGTGTACTTCCCAGCAAGTTCTGA
- the LCNL1 gene encoding lipocalin-like 1 protein isoform X1, with protein MGGQGDPGAGGTPALYTSWLAAPKWQPSAPWSGSILRGLLLRLLGVLPPRPDGRCQKMEETLTRGAVDGQFSNAAMEQADVRVVSTDYEHFAVLYLETQKGGARNVWLQLYARAPELFPEGAQKMQQLAPQVGLNPSQGALLPKSDQCAGAF; from the exons ATGGGGGGACAAGGGGACCCTGGTGCAGGCGGGACACCGGCCCTCTACACGAGCTGGTTGGCAGCACCTAAGTGGCAGCCGTCTGCACCATGGTCAGGCAGCATCCTCAGGGGGCTCCTGCTCAGGCTGCTGGGGGTCCTCCCTCCCAGGCCAGATGGCAGGTGCCAGAAGATGGAGGAGACCTTGACCAGGGGTGCTGTGGACGGGCAGTTCAGCAACGCGG CCATGGAGCAGGCTGACGTCCGGGTGGTGTCCACCGACTACGAGCACTTTGCTGTGTTGTACTTGGAGACGCAGAAGGGGGGCGCTAGGAACGTCTGGCTGCAGCTCTACG cccGGGCCCCAGAGCTGTTTCCTGAAGGTGCCCAGAAGATGCAGCAGCTGGCACCCCAAGTGGGCCTGAACCCGAGCCAGGGTGCCCTGCTGCCCAAGTCAG ACCAGTGTGCGGGCGCCTTCTAG
- the PAXX gene encoding protein PAXX isoform X1, whose product MVSPPPLSPPLCTLPPGPGPPRFVCYCEGEGSGAGDRGAFNFYVTDAAELWSTCFTPDSLAALKARFGLSAAEDITSRFRAACEQQAVALTLQEDGASLTLSGGPSVLGFDLSKVPGPEAASRLQALTLGLAERVCSLERRLAAAAGETATSPRKSSRPAGPQLFLPDPDPQRSGPGPGVKRRCPGESLINPGFKSKKPAGGVDFDDP is encoded by the exons ATGgtgtcgccgccgccgctgtcgcCGCCGCTCTGCACGCTGCCGCCCGGCCCTGGGCCCCCGCGCTTCGTGTGCTACTGCGAGGGGGAGGGAAGCGGGGCCGGGGACCGTGGGGCCTTCAACTTCTA TGTGACAGACGCCGCGGAGCTTTGGAGCACCTGCTTCACGCCGGACAGCCTGGCGGCCCTG AAAGCCCGTTTTGGCCTGAGTGCGGCTGAAGACATCACCTCGCGGTTCAG GGCAGCCTGTGAGCAGCAAGCTGTGGCTCTCACCCTGCAGGAGGACGGAGCATCCCTGACCCTGTCAGGGGGACCCTCGGTGCTGGGCTTTGACCTCTCCAAGGTGCCAGGCCCAGAGGCAGCCTCCAGGTTGCAGGCACTGACACTGGGCCTGGCAGAGCGTGTGTGCAGCCTGGAGCGGCGGCTGGCAG CTGCTGCGGGGGAGACAGCCACCAGCCCCAGGAAGAGCTCCCGGCCAGCGGGGCCTCAGCTCTTCTTACCAG ACCCGGATCCTCAGAGAAGTGGCCCTGGACCTGGGGTCAAGAGGCGGTGTCCAGGAGAGTCTCTCATCAACCCCGGCTTCAAGAG tAAGAAACCAGCTGGTGGTGTAGACTTCGATGACCCCTGA
- the PAXX gene encoding protein PAXX isoform X2, with product MVSPPPLSPPLCTLPPGPGPPRFVCYCEGEGSGAGDRGAFNFYVTDAAELWSTCFTPDSLAALEDGASLTLSGGPSVLGFDLSKVPGPEAASRLQALTLGLAERVCSLERRLAAAAGETATSPRKSSRPAGPQLFLPDPDPQRSGPGPGVKRRCPGESLINPGFKSKKPAGGVDFDDP from the exons ATGgtgtcgccgccgccgctgtcgcCGCCGCTCTGCACGCTGCCGCCCGGCCCTGGGCCCCCGCGCTTCGTGTGCTACTGCGAGGGGGAGGGAAGCGGGGCCGGGGACCGTGGGGCCTTCAACTTCTA TGTGACAGACGCCGCGGAGCTTTGGAGCACCTGCTTCACGCCGGACAGCCTGGCGGCCCTG GAGGACGGAGCATCCCTGACCCTGTCAGGGGGACCCTCGGTGCTGGGCTTTGACCTCTCCAAGGTGCCAGGCCCAGAGGCAGCCTCCAGGTTGCAGGCACTGACACTGGGCCTGGCAGAGCGTGTGTGCAGCCTGGAGCGGCGGCTGGCAG CTGCTGCGGGGGAGACAGCCACCAGCCCCAGGAAGAGCTCCCGGCCAGCGGGGCCTCAGCTCTTCTTACCAG ACCCGGATCCTCAGAGAAGTGGCCCTGGACCTGGGGTCAAGAGGCGGTGTCCAGGAGAGTCTCTCATCAACCCCGGCTTCAAGAG tAAGAAACCAGCTGGTGGTGTAGACTTCGATGACCCCTGA
- the CLIC3 gene encoding chloride intracellular channel protein 3 gives MAETAKLQLFVKASEDGESVGHCPSCQRLFMILLLKGVPFTLTTVDTRRSPDVLKDFAPGSQLPILLYDGDAKTDTLQIEEFLEETLGPPEFPSLAPRYRESIAAGNDVFHKFSAYIKNPVPAQDDALYQQLLRALAKLDSYLRAPLEHELVREPKLRESRRRFLDGDQLTLADCGLLPKLHVVNTVCAHFRQAPIPDELRGLRRYLDSALQEKEFKYTCPHSAEILAAYRPAVRPR, from the exons ATGGCTGAGACGGCCAAGCTCCAGCTGTTTGTCAAG GCAAGCGAGGACGGCGAAAGCGTGGGGCACTGCCCTTCTTGTCAGAGGCTTTTCATGATCCTGCTTCTCAAGGGCGTGCCCTTCACCCTCACCACCGTGGACACCCGCAG GTCCCCAGATGTGCTGAAGGACTTCGCCCCTGGCTCGCAGCTGCCCATCCTGCTCTATGACGGTGACGCCAAAACGGACACGCTGCAGATCGAGGAGTTTCTGGAGGAGACGCTAGGCCCACCTGA ATTCCCCAGCCTGGCGCCCAGATACCGGGAGTCCATCGCGGCGGGCAACGACGTCTTTCACAAATTCTCCGCCTACATCAAGAACCCAGTGCCCGCCCAGGATGATG ccctgtACCAGCAGCTGCTGCGCGCCCTCGCCAAGCTAGACAGCTACCTGCGCGCGCCCCTGGAGCACGAACTGGTACGGGAGCCGAAGCTGCGCGAGTCGCGCCGCCGCTTCCTAGACGGCGATCAGCTCACGCTGGCCGACTGCGGCCTGCTGCCCAAGCTGCACGTCGTCAAC ACGGTGTGCGCGCACTTCCGCCAGGCGCCCATCCCGGATGAGCTGCGCGGGCTCCGCCGCTACCTGGACAGCGCCCTGCAGGAGAAGGAGTTCAAGTACACGTGTCCGCACAGCGCAGAGATCTTGGCGGCCTACCGGCCCGCCGTGCGCCCTCGCTAG